CCCCAGGCAAGCGGGACGTCCGGGTTGCCGCCGTAATGGAGAAAGTACCCGTTCAGGTAAGAGAGGCAGTGGCCGAAATAGTAAAACGGCAGGTAAAAGAGCATGAACTTCCAGTTCAGGAAAAAGGCGAGCAGACACAACGAAGCCCACGAGGCAATCTCGAACACCGCGAAGTAAGCCGTGAACGGACGCCGTTTTTTGAGGTCCTGGAAGATCGGCATCGGATCATCCCGGAAATAGCTGAGGAACGTGTACCTCCACGGATTTTCCGGTTCCCCGTCATGGCCGTGCCGGTAAATGGAGAGCAGATCAACCGTTTCACCCTGCTCGTCCCGCCGGTCGCTGTTGCCTTGATGGTGCTTATTATGAAACACCTCGTAAAACTGTTGCGAAAATCCCACCGTAACCGACAACAGCCAGCTGAACGCCCAATTCAGCGGCTTCCACGCGAAATAGGGGTTGTGGATCAGGTTATGGGCGATCCCGTTGATGTTCCAGGAAATGCTTACTGAATAGATAAGGCCCATGATCAGCAGAATCCACCAGGGTGCGTACGGAAACACCATGAACATGGTGATCAGGTATGCGGTGTGCAGCAACTGCGAAGCCACCGGTATCCAATCCGTTGACGAATGGGCCAAAATCTTCATATCCGAATTGACACGCTAAATGGAAACACGAAGACTTGCAACGGTCACGTAGAAAACTTTCCAGTCTAATTCAGTCGTGTCGAACCAATCCGTAGTTACGCCGGGACCAGCACCCATGATCGCCTCCGGCCAAGCGCCAAAACCTCGATCACCCTGGTATTTTCACCCTTTGCTGCAAATCTCGTTCAGTATCGTGCTCTCTTCAGCGAGCCAGATCTTCTTCAAGGTGGCGAGCGACGGCAATCATGGCCCCCATACCGTCAACCTTCAGTTGTTCACCTCCTGGGCCCTTTGGGGCGGGATCGTCTCCACCTTGACCAGCCTGGTGTGCTGGCTCAACGCCTTGCGGTCCGTTCCGCTGATCATTGCATTCAACCTGGGAGCGGCGACTTACATCCTGGTGCCGCTCGGCTCCTGGGTTTTTCTCGGTGAACAAGTTCCCCCGATTCGCTGGCTCGGCATCGCCCTGGTCACGCTTGGCGTGCTCCTCATCGCCCGGCCGCTTTCCCGGATGGAGGAACGCCTGTGACCCTCGCGTATTTTATTCTGTTGATGGTCTCGGAGACCTGCACCGTCGCCGGCCAGATCTTTTTTAAACACGCGATGGGCGGAGAAGGCGCACCGGAACGAAAATGGCGCCGGCCCGCCGGAATCGCGGCCGGGGTCGCGGCGATGACGGTCGGCTTTTTCGTTTGGCTCGGCCTGCTCAAACGTTTTCAGCTCAGTTACCTTTACCCTTTTGAGGGGTTTGATCGCATCATCCTGGTCCTTGCGGCGTCGGCTTTCTTGAAGGAACGAATGACGCAGGGGCTCTGGGCCGGGGTGGTCCTGATCGTGGCCGGCTCAATCCTGATCTCCCTGAGCTGACGGACTTCAAATTAAATGCCGCCCCCGG
The nucleotide sequence above comes from Verrucomicrobiota bacterium. Encoded proteins:
- a CDS encoding fatty acid desaturase, with amino-acid sequence MKILAHSSTDWIPVASQLLHTAYLITMFMVFPYAPWWILLIMGLIYSVSISWNINGIAHNLIHNPYFAWKPLNWAFSWLLSVTVGFSQQFYEVFHNKHHQGNSDRRDEQGETVDLLSIYRHGHDGEPENPWRYTFLSYFRDDPMPIFQDLKKRRPFTAYFAVFEIASWASLCLLAFFLNWKFMLFYLPFYYFGHCLSYLNGYFLHYGGNPDVPLAWGVSSYNKLYNVLWFNNGYHAEHHYKPKVHWTKMHELHVKIRGQQQAAGVRVIKPPHALGFLDPDLPKPAVTMKGPSGVSEASS
- a CDS encoding EamA family transporter, with amino-acid sequence MLQISFSIVLSSASQIFFKVASDGNHGPHTVNLQLFTSWALWGGIVSTLTSLVCWLNALRSVPLIIAFNLGAATYILVPLGSWVFLGEQVPPIRWLGIALVTLGVLLIARPLSRMEERL
- a CDS encoding EamA family transporter, coding for MTLAYFILLMVSETCTVAGQIFFKHAMGGEGAPERKWRRPAGIAAGVAAMTVGFFVWLGLLKRFQLSYLYPFEGFDRIILVLAASAFLKERMTQGLWAGVVLIVAGSILISLS